The following DNA comes from Methanothermus fervidus DSM 2088.
TCTATAAGAAAAAACATATTAGACCGTGTTAATTCAGCTATAGCATCTCATAAAATTGCAATAAGTAACTTAGAGGAATACATAGAGTTAAAGTGTGTTAGATGTGGAAAAAGATTTAAAATATATGAAAAATGTGAATGTAATAGAGAAGATGAATATAAAGTGGTTCCAAATGAAAAAGGTATCCATAGAATAGAAATAATTCCATATCTTCCTTTATCTGGAGATTACATGGTAAAAATATCTAAGTTAAGTAATTGGGCAAGAGAAGCTTTTAAAAAAATTGTACGTACGTTGAGACATGAAAAGAGAGGCACGATAAAATCTACTTCTCTTGTCATAAGGGTGTTTGATGGAAAAAGATGGCTCAGAAAAAAAATCGTAATTAATGGTAGTTTTGAAGAATGTGAGAATAAATTGCGGAAAAAATATGGATCAAATTTACGTATAGAATTTATGCAATTTCATAGAAGAAAGGCAAGGATTATTGATGATAGATACATTCGTAATGCACTTGCCTTAGGTTATACTTGTTTTTGTGAAAACAAGATAGAAAAATTAAAAAATGAGATATTTAACAGTGAAATGAAAAATCCTGAATATTTTGAAGAATATTTAAGGATTATTAAAGATGTTGAGAGATCATTGTTATCACTGGATCCTGAAATTAGAGAGGAAATTAAAGAAGAGGAGATAAAGAAGGTTTTAAAAGAAAAAGGTTTTTTAAATGAAAATGAGGAACTCATAAAAGAAATTAGAGAAGATTTAAAAATTAAAAAAGAAATTGAAGAAGTATTTGTCAATGTCCCTATAACCTTATTATTGTGGGACATAGCTAATTATTATCTTTGCACATCATATGATCGAAGAACTAAACATTCTGGACCTTTTCCTGGCCTACGACCAGTTCTAGATAGACATCAAGCAAAAATATTCAATGAATTTAACAAAAAAGCTGTTAAAATAATTAAGAAATATTTTATGGAGAAAATAGAGTACATCCCTAACTTAAATGAAATAATCCTTGAAAATTTCAAAATAGAAAGGAAAATGAAAGGTCTTAGACTTAAAACAGATCCTTTTGCATTTGGGGCAGCCATTGTTAACTTGAAGTCTGATATTGATATAGAAAAATGTTCTAAATTGTTTTCAACAACGCCTAAGAATATTAAAAGAGAAAAGAGAAACATAAAAATTATTACAAAACCTTCATCAGACAAGGCTAAAAGATTCTTAGAGATTGTTAGAGGTTAGAAAACAGGGAGGTAAAATGGCAAGAAAAATACATGTTACAAAGCCATTAACAATAAAAACAATAACAGAATTATTAGAAAAAAATCCAGACCTTGAAGAAATTACATGTCCTGCAAGTTTATATCGTCGAATATCTCCTAAATATATTAAGGCCTTGAAAGAATTAGGTGTTAAAGTTAGAGCCACAAAAAGAGGAAGAGGAAGGCCCAGAAAATATTCAGAAAAGGACAAAGCGATGGTAAATAGATTACTTAAAAAAGGCAAAACTCCAAAAGAAGTTTCTAAAATTATGAATATACCTCTAAAGACTGTGTATTACCTCAAAGGAAACTTAAAACTTAAAAGAGGTAAAAAACCAAAATACACGAAAGAAACAAGGTTAAAAGTTAAAAAGATGGCTAAAAAAGGAGTTAGTGCTAGAGAAATATCTAAAAAAATGAACATACCTTTAAGAACTGTCTATTACATATTAAGGAGTGAGTAGTGATCAAATGTTACCCACATTATCTGCATTCATAGTATCGTTCTTAGCTACATACTTAATAATGCCAAAATTGATTAAGAAGTTAAAAAATGCGGAAATTATAGGTAAAGACATACATAAGCCAACAAAACCACTTATTCCAGAAATGGGTGGTTTAGGTATCTTATTAGGGTTTTTTTTAGGAGTTTCTATTGCTTATTTTTTATTACCTCATTATCATTTTTTATTGGCTTTAGTGGTTGTATTTTTTGTAGGGATTGTAGGTGTAATAGATGACCTTGTGAATTTATCTTGGAAAGAAAAAATATTTTTATTATTTTTTTCCTCTTTACCAGTTATCTTCACTTTCCCAAAAACAATTTTTTATTTAATCTTAATACCTTTAGCATTTATAGTGGTGCCCAATTTAACTAA
Coding sequences within:
- a CDS encoding Protein of unknown function DUF530 (COGs: COG1771 conserved hypothetical protein~InterPro IPR007503~KEGG: mth:MTH588 hypothetical protein~PFAM: Protein of unknown function DUF530~SPTR: O26688 Conserved protein~PFAM: Protein of unknown function (DUF530)); translated protein: MNEEGLISRTERLLSEIKKSSIKVDDLRSYDKAFKIYRKLKSTLNKLEKIKKTMELKGYRSPYRSIAKYSTYIEEPIHEEPHEMARHARYFRIKASIRKNILDRVNSAIASHKIAISNLEEYIELKCVRCGKRFKIYEKCECNREDEYKVVPNEKGIHRIEIIPYLPLSGDYMVKISKLSNWAREAFKKIVRTLRHEKRGTIKSTSLVIRVFDGKRWLRKKIVINGSFEECENKLRKKYGSNLRIEFMQFHRRKARIIDDRYIRNALALGYTCFCENKIEKLKNEIFNSEMKNPEYFEEYLRIIKDVERSLLSLDPEIREEIKEEEIKKVLKEKGFLNENEELIKEIREDLKIKKEIEEVFVNVPITLLLWDIANYYLCTSYDRRTKHSGPFPGLRPVLDRHQAKIFNEFNKKAVKIIKKYFMEKIEYIPNLNEIILENFKIERKMKGLRLKTDPFAFGAAIVNLKSDIDIEKCSKLFSTTPKNIKREKRNIKIITKPSSDKAKRFLEIVRG
- a CDS encoding Resolvase helix-turn-helix domain protein (COGs: COG1710 conserved hypothetical protein~InterPro IPR000637: IPR009057: IPR017956: IPR006120~KEGG: mth:MTH589 hypothetical protein~PFAM: Resolvase helix-turn-helix domain protein; AT hook, DNA-binding motif~SPTR: O26689 Conserved protein~PFAM: Helix-turn-helix domain of resolvase; AT hook motif), whose translation is MARKIHVTKPLTIKTITELLEKNPDLEEITCPASLYRRISPKYIKALKELGVKVRATKRGRGRPRKYSEKDKAMVNRLLKKGKTPKEVSKIMNIPLKTVYYLKGNLKLKRGKKPKYTKETRLKVKKMAKKGVSAREISKKMNIPLRTVYYILRSE